In Populus trichocarpa isolate Nisqually-1 chromosome 16, P.trichocarpa_v4.1, whole genome shotgun sequence, a genomic segment contains:
- the LOC18110473 gene encoding 7-deoxyloganetin glucosyltransferase-like isoform X2: protein MAPFMSDLLNKLNETATSNVPPVTCIVSDFLLFTIATAEERGIPIALFQTASACCFMCFKQLRPLKEKGLAPIKDDSFLTNDFLNKVIDWIPGMIGIRVRDLPRFFRWMDLNDCWFNHTMESAEKACKASAIIVHSFDALEQEVLNALYSMFPRVYPIGPLQLLLNQVPEDDLNSIGCNLWKEEPECLQWLDSKKPKSVVYVNFGSIVVMNKEQLIEFGMGLSESNHSFVWIIRPDMVIGQSAIFPAEFMEETKERGFIANWCPQEEVLNHPSIGGFITHCGWGSTIESISSGVPMLCCPFFGDQQTNCRYACSEWGIGMEIDNDINRENVKTLVRELMEGEKGKKMKKQAMERKKLAVEATAPNGTSSMNLDKLINEVLLSRN from the exons ATGGCTCCATTCATGAGTGACCTACTTAACAAGCTCAATGAGACAGCCACTTCTAATGTGCCCCCAGTAACATGCATCGTGTCGGATTTCTTGCTATTCACTATCGCAACTGCTGAAGAGCGAGGAATACCTATTGCACTATTTCAAACTGCCTCTGCTTGTTGCTTCATGTGCTTCAAACAACTTCGTCCACTCAAAGAAAAAGGTCTTGCACCAATTAAAG ACGACAGCTTTCTAACAAATGACTTCTTAAACAAAGTTATAGACTGGATTCCTGGAATGATAGGTATACGTGTAAGAGATCTTCCGAGATTTTTTCGTTGGATGGATCTCAATGATTGTTGGTTTAACCACACGATGGAATCAGCTGAGAAAGCTTGTAAAGCATCTGCTATTATTGTACATAGTTTTGATGCTTTGGAGCAAGAAGTTCTGAATGCTCTCTACTCAATGTTTCCTCGTGTTTATCCTATCGGCCCGCTTCAATTGCTTCTCAATCAAGTACCTGAAGATGACCTAAATTCCATTGGATGTAACCTGTGGAAAGAAGAGCCTGAATGTCTCCAGTGGCTTGACTCCAAGAAACCGAAATCGGTGGTTTATGTGAATTTTGGCAGTATAGTAGTCATGAATAAGGAACAGCTTATTGAATTTGGAATGGGACTTTCTGAAAGCAACCACTCTTTTGTATGGATTATAAGGCCTGACATGGTCATTGGGCAGTCAGCTATTTTTCCAGCAGAGTTTATGGAAGAAACTAAAGAGAGGGGCTTTATTGCTAACTGGTGTCCACAAGAAGAAGTCCTTAACCACCCATCAATAGGAGGCTTCATAACACATTGTGGATGGGGTTCCACAATTGAGAGCATTTCTTCGGGGGTGCCTATGCTTTGTTGCCCATTCTTCGGGGATCAACAAACAAATTGTAGGTACGCATGCAGTGAATGGGGAATTGGAATGGAGATTGATAATGATATCAACAGAGAAAATGTGAAGACGCTTGTAAGGGAGCTGATGGAGGGAGAGAAAggtaagaaaatgaagaagcaAGCCATGGAGAGGAAAAAATTAGCAGTGGAGGCCACAGCTCCAAATGGTACATCATCCATGAATTTGGACAAGCTTATAAACGAAGTTCTTCTGTCACGAAATTAA